One region of Parambassis ranga chromosome 21, fParRan2.1, whole genome shotgun sequence genomic DNA includes:
- the LOC114426867 gene encoding olfactory receptor 10K1-like, with translation MDSELNVTYITLGGYVEVDKYRYLYFVIMLTAYILILCFNCTIVCLIWMHKNLHEPMYIFIAALLINSVLFSTSFYPKLLSDFLSEKQVITYSTCLFQFFMFYSLGGSEFMLLAVMAYDRYVSICKPLRYSSIMRKRTVTVLLALAWLVPACEVLIQLIPYASKNICNFTFKGIICNSTIGRLHCVQSNVHNIYGLVVFVNIMILPVLFVLFTYIRLFIVAYHSSREVKRKATQTCLPHLIVLISFSCLGAYDVLLLRMETDFPKIIRFVMSLQIVIYHPLFNPIIYGLKMKEIYKHLRRLFVRTVYVLPIDSWVKL, from the coding sequence ATGGACAGCGAACTAAATGTAACATATATCACTCTTGGTGGGTATGTAGAGGTGGACAAATACAGATATCTGTATTTTGTGATCATGTTAACTGCATACATTCTGATATTGTGCTTTAATTGTACCATTGTGTGTCTCATCTGGATGCATAAAAACCTTCATGAGCCGATGTACATTTTCATTGCAGCTTTGTTGATTAACTCTGTTCTTTTCAGCACATCTTTCTACCCAAAGCTGCTGAGTGactttttatcagagaaacaggTCATAACATATTCAACATGTCTCTTTCAGTTCTTCATGTTTTACTCTTTAGGTGGGTCAGAGTTCATGCTGTTGGCAGTCATGGCCTATGACCGATATGTGTCTATATGCAAACCACTAAGATATTCATCTATCATGAGGAAAAGAACAGTCACTGTGTTGTTGGCTTTAGCCTGGCTTGTTCCTGCGTGTGAAGTATTAATCCAACTTATACCGTATGCCAGTAAAAATATTTGTAACTTTACTTTCAAAGGAATCATTTGTAACAGCACAATTGGCAGACTTCACTGTGTGCAATCAAATGTTCATAACATATATGGCTTGGTTGTTTTTGTGAATATTATGATTCTCCCTGTGCTCTTTGTGCTTTTTACATACATCAGATTATTTATTGTTGCctatcacagcagcagagaggtgaagaGAAAAGCTACACAGACCTGTTTACCTCACCTGATTGTTTTGATTAGTTTTTCCTGTTTAGGTGCGTATGATGTGCTGTTACTACGGATGGAGACTGATTTTCCCAAAATCATCCGTTTTGTGATGTCATTACAAATTGTAATCTACCATCCTCTCTTTAATCCGATCATATAtggactgaaaatgaaagaaatttaTAAGCACCTCAGGAGGCTGTTTGTTAGAACGGTATATGttttgcccattgacagctgggttAAGCTGTAG